The stretch of DNA AGGCAACGTATTCACTGCCAGAAATCATACAGCGGTCAGCAACCAAACTGGACAGGGCAGTCTGACCACTGCGGGTGGGGCTGCCGAAACCTCTGCCGAAGCCGCTACCATAGGCGGGTGCTTGCGCGTGCTGTGGCCCACATTTCCGCCTCTGCCCTATCGGGCAACCTGAGCGCCCTGAGTGCGCGGGCGGGCGTGCCCCTGTTGCTGCCCGTCAAGGCCGATGCCTACGGACACGGGCTGGAGTTGGTGGCGCGGGTGGCCGCCCAGCACCTCGCTGTGTGGGGCATGGCTGTTGCCACCCCGCGTGAAGCCGCACAATTAGCTGCCCTGAACACCGGGAAACCCATCTTGCTCCTCACGCCCCCCACGCCCGATGAAGTGGGGCCACTGGCCGATCTGGGGGTGCGCCTGCCCGTCGCGTCTTTGGCCGAGGCCGAAGCCCTGCCCGCCCACGCCCACGCCCATCTGAAGGTCGATACGGGCATGAACCGCCTTGGTGCAAGGCCCGCCGAGGCGGTAGCCATCGGGCAACGCTTAGCCGAACGCGGCCTATTGGAAGGCGCGTACACCCACTTCGCCAGTGCCGATGAGCCGGATTTGAGCTTTGCCCACACGCAGCTAGAGCGGTTCCGGGGCGTGTTGGCGCAGTTGCGACCTCTGCTGGCACACGCTTCTAACGGGGGCGGCATCCTGAGCCTGGGCCAGATACCGGGGATGGGGCTGGCGCGGCCCGGCCTGGCGAGCTACGGCTTCGCGCCCGCGCACCTGCACTCCGTGTTGCCCCTGACCCCCGTGATGACCCTCCGCGCCCGCATTACACACATTCACACCGC from Deinococcus sp. QL22 encodes:
- the alr gene encoding alanine racemase, which encodes MLARAVAHISASALSGNLSALSARAGVPLLLPVKADAYGHGLELVARVAAQHLAVWGMAVATPREAAQLAALNTGKPILLLTPPTPDEVGPLADLGVRLPVASLAEAEALPAHAHAHLKVDTGMNRLGARPAEAVAIGQRLAERGLLEGAYTHFASADEPDLSFAHTQLERFRGVLAQLRPLLAHASNGGGILSLGQIPGMGLARPGLASYGFAPAHLHSVLPLTPVMTLRARITHIHTAYPGESVSYGGLWYAQQETQVATVGIGYADGYPRNATLRASVVVAGVRRPTLGRICMDQLMVDVTGLAVAVGDWVELWGPDALTVTDVAEWGGTIEYEVLTGLGARVERVGAE